The following DNA comes from Enterocloster bolteae.
TCATTTTCTCTGCCTCCAATGGTGTCACAGGAGCCATGACAGATATTGCCGCCATGGTCACCATTGCCCCACGGTTCCTCACAAATCTCCTCGTAATTATCATTTTCCAGCAGGTTGGGTATGCTCCTGCCTTCAAAATTACCATGCCCTGTTATTCCATATTGCCGGCAAAAGTCCCTGCCCGCTTTCTCTCCCAGTACCTCCCTTATCTCCTCCCGGGTAAATACATAGTATTTTCCTTCCACACCATCGCTGTCCGCGTCCTGGCCGCAGTAAAAGCCTCCCTGGGAATCTGTAAGCTCCCGCCTGACATATTCCAGAATCTTTTCCGCCACACACCCATACATCTTCCGCCCGGTGCTTCCATAGGCTTTGATGTAAGCCATGACAAGCAGGCTGTTGTCGTAGAGCATTTTCTCAAAGTGTGGCACCAGCCACTGCCCGTCCGTGGAATATCTGGAAAATCCGCCTCCAATGTGGTCAAAGATACCGCCCCTGTACATCTGCACCAGGGTTTTCTCCGCCATGGCCAATGCCTCAGGCCGCTTCTCCCTTGCGCCATACTCCATCAGAAATATCAGGTTGTGGGGCGCGGGAAACTTGGGCGCACTTCCAAAACCGCCGTTTTTACTGTCAAAACAATCCGCCAACTGCCTGAATGCCTGGTGCACCGCCCCAAGCTCCGGCTCGGCCTGCCTTTCTGTCCGTTCCTGGCTTTTTAGGTATTTCTCTATCTGACCTGCCTGGTCCAGAAGTTTTTCTTTTTTCACCTTCCACTGTCCTGCTGCCGCTGTCAGCAGTTCTTCCAGACCCGGCCTGCCATAACGGGCCCTGGGAGGAAAATAGGTACCGGAAAAAAAGGGCCTGCAGTCCGGCGTCATTATGATAGTCAGCGGCCATCCGCCCTGTCCGTTCATGGCCTGGCACACTGACATATATACAGAATCCACATCCGGCCGTTCCTCCCGGTCCACCTTAACACAGACATATTCTCTGTTCAGGATTTCCGCAATCACCTCATTTTCAAATGATTCCCGTTCCATCACATGGCACCAATGACACGTACTTCATCCGGGACAGGTCAGCTGTACCCAATAGATAAGAAAACAGGCTTATTTTCCAGCCTTGCTTTCTCAAATGCCTCCTCTCCCCACGGAAACCACTGCACCGGATTGTACGCATGCTGCAGCAGATAGGGCGATTTCTCATTGATTAACCTATTGGGTCTGTTGTTTTGATTGTCCACGATATCACCCCCTTATGAACGAATATTTGCCCTTCTATGTTCTCCAAGGATACGCAAAAGTATACCCTTCTGCCGGCGGTAATAAATCCGCCAGCAGACAGAAGGCAAACATTAACGGTCATGCATTCTTTCGGGCCGCAGCGTCTCTGATGTTTTTAATGATAACCAGGGCCACCAGCAGGAAACCCACCTTTCCGTTGACCGCATAGATGAAATTCACAATGGCTGCATAAGGCGCTACCAATCCGATAACACAGCCCGCAGCCGCCAGAACAATGGCAGCAATCTTGTAGGTATTAGTTCCTTCCTTAGCCACGCGGTTTACCGGTGTCCAGAGAAGCGGACAGGCTGTGGTATAGATTCCCGCAAAAATCACCACGCTGAAAACGGTTGCAAGGAAGGGACTGCTCTGATGCAGAATCAGCAGAAGCGGAATCTGGGAAGCGCCAACCAAATCTATATTCTTAATCAATGCGCTTCCTACAATCAAAACTGCCAGGGTCAGGACAAGAACTCCCATGATAGTACCGTACTGGGCATCCTTGGGATTCCTCTCCTCCTTGCCAATGGCTGCCAGGAATGGTGCAAACCACAGCATGCCAAATCCAAGGTAGGAAATCATGGAACCCCACCATGTTCCGGAAGCCGCTATAATTCCGGAGCCGGGAATCAGCACCTCTGCTTCCTGGAAACTGAGGTTACCGTTGATAATGCCTACAAGGCCTGCAAGAAGGCACAGCACAATAATTGCAGGACCGATTTTTCCTATGATATCAACCAGTTTATTGAGTCCCAGCATTACCGTTAGTCCTGCAAGAGCAGCAATTATTACAGCGCCAATAACAGGCTGAATACCAAACTGCTGCTGCAGGGTAGCTCCTGCGCCAGCAATCATGACAAAATAAGATGCAAAGGAAAAGATGACGGAGAACCAGTCAAAAAACAGACCTATGTATTTTCCACCGAAATAGTTAAAAACCTGGCTTCCTTTTTCAAACTGGCCTTTGCGGCCCGCCTCCAGAAAATTATAGTTCATGTAAAGGTTGCCTATAAAGAAAACGACAGCGCAAAGAACTATTTCCGTTCCATATGCCGCAAAAAACTGCATAATTTCCTGACCGGTAGAGAAACCAGAACCAATAGCAAATGCGATGAATGCGCCGCCGATAGTGACGACTCTGCCTATATTAAGCTTTTTATTCATACTTTCCTCACTTTCTTATATGATAATTCGTCCATATAACACTTCAGATGCTCTGTGGTTCTCAGAGCAATCGACATGTCCAATATTTGAAAGTCCTTAAGCTCCAAATCCGTGTAAAGGGCATCGGGGCGATAAGGCGAATCATGAAACTGAGCCAGTTTTTCCAGAACCAGCACATCCTCCCCCATATTGCTGATGGCCTCGTCACACAAGAATACCGTATGGCAGGGATTATATCTTTTATTGTAGCCGCCTCTGGGATCAGCAGCCAAATGCCAGCCTTTAATAATTAAGTCCCTGGCATGGAGCAGGCTTCTTTTTGCATTCCCATCCGTAAACTCTACACAGAGGCCGAGTTTTTCCAGTCTCTCTCCGGCTTCCGGATTATTTGTCACTACCAATACGTTCATACTGCCTTTTCCTCTCAAAAGATTGTCTGTTCCGTAATTTCAGTTGCAAGCGCCTCCACGGCTGTAT
Coding sequences within:
- a CDS encoding DUF255 domain-containing protein encodes the protein MDNQNNRPNRLINEKSPYLLQHAYNPVQWFPWGEEAFEKARLENKPVFLSIGYS
- a CDS encoding thioredoxin domain-containing protein, with translation MERESFENEVIAEILNREYVCVKVDREERPDVDSVYMSVCQAMNGQGGWPLTIIMTPDCRPFFSGTYFPPRARYGRPGLEELLTAAAGQWKVKKEKLLDQAGQIEKYLKSQERTERQAEPELGAVHQAFRQLADCFDSKNGGFGSAPKFPAPHNLIFLMEYGAREKRPEALAMAEKTLVQMYRGGIFDHIGGGFSRYSTDGQWLVPHFEKMLYDNSLLVMAYIKAYGSTGRKMYGCVAEKILEYVRRELTDSQGGFYCGQDADSDGVEGKYYVFTREEIREVLGEKAGRDFCRQYGITGHGNFEGRSIPNLLENDNYEEICEEPWGNGDHGGNICHGSCDTIGGRENEECRRLYQYRIDRARLHKDDKILVSWNSWMICACAMAGAVLGEEQYVDMAVRADAFIKSHLVKEGRLMVRYRDGDAAGEGKLDDYACYSLALLELYRVTFRVDYLKRAAAWAEIMTEQFFDRERGGFYLYAKDGEQLIVRTKETYDGAMPSGNSVAAQVLYRLTRITGDVIWQKVLEKQLCYLAGAMDGYPSGHSYGLLTMMDVLYPAKELVCTLSSGSDTERRRKLAAQLANLAVTAEGLTVVIKTEENAREMERLIPYTKDYPVPDTGELFYLCVGHECMQPVPQLEQLIEKL